A region from the Sulfurivermis fontis genome encodes:
- the hslU gene encoding ATP-dependent protease ATPase subunit HslU, with protein sequence MSEMTPREIVQELDKHIIGQTAAKRSVAVALRNRWRRSQVSDRLRNEITPKNILMIGPTGVGKTEIARRLAKLANAPFIKVEATKFTEVGYVGRDVETIIRDLVDLAIKMIREQEMAKVRHRAFEAAEDRVLDILLPPARGFEQEQADSGTRQKFRKKLREGDLDDKEIELEVSAAPMGVEIMAPPGMEEMTSQLQGLFKNLAGGRTKRRKLTVKEAMRLLTDEEAAKMINEEELKSRALRAVEQNGIVFLDEMDKICRRGSESASGADVSREGVQRDLLPLVEGSTVSTKYGMVKTDHILFIASGAFHLAKPSDLIPELQGRFPIRVELDALSVEDFVRILTEPDASLTEQYKALLATEGVTVDFAADGIARLAEIAWQVNETTENIGARRLHTVLERLLESLSFEAADKSGSTVTIDAAYVDAQLGELARDEDLSRYIL encoded by the coding sequence ATGAGTGAAATGACTCCCCGTGAAATTGTCCAGGAACTGGACAAGCACATCATCGGCCAGACTGCCGCCAAGCGTTCGGTGGCGGTGGCGCTGCGCAACCGCTGGCGCCGCAGCCAGGTGAGCGATCGGCTGCGCAACGAGATCACACCGAAAAACATCCTGATGATCGGTCCCACCGGCGTGGGCAAGACGGAGATTGCGCGCCGTCTCGCCAAGCTGGCCAACGCGCCGTTCATCAAGGTGGAGGCCACCAAGTTCACCGAGGTGGGCTACGTGGGGCGCGATGTGGAAACCATCATCCGTGACCTGGTGGACTTGGCGATCAAGATGATCCGCGAGCAGGAGATGGCCAAGGTGCGCCACCGTGCCTTCGAGGCGGCGGAGGATCGCGTACTCGACATCCTGCTGCCGCCGGCGCGCGGTTTCGAGCAGGAGCAGGCCGACTCCGGCACACGGCAGAAATTCCGCAAGAAGCTGCGCGAGGGCGATCTCGACGACAAGGAGATCGAACTGGAAGTGAGCGCCGCGCCCATGGGTGTGGAGATCATGGCGCCCCCCGGCATGGAAGAGATGACCTCGCAGCTGCAGGGGCTGTTCAAGAATCTGGCCGGCGGCCGTACCAAGCGGCGCAAGCTGACGGTGAAGGAGGCCATGCGCCTGCTCACCGACGAGGAGGCGGCCAAGATGATCAACGAGGAAGAACTGAAAAGCCGCGCCCTGCGCGCGGTGGAGCAGAACGGCATCGTCTTCCTCGATGAGATGGACAAGATCTGCCGCCGCGGCAGTGAATCGGCCAGCGGCGCCGACGTCTCGCGCGAGGGCGTGCAGCGCGATCTGCTGCCGCTGGTGGAGGGCAGCACCGTGTCCACCAAGTACGGCATGGTAAAGACCGACCACATCCTGTTCATCGCCTCCGGCGCCTTCCATCTCGCCAAGCCGTCGGACCTGATCCCGGAGCTGCAGGGCCGCTTCCCCATCCGCGTCGAACTGGACGCCCTTTCGGTGGAGGACTTCGTGCGCATCCTCACCGAGCCCGATGCCTCGCTTACCGAACAGTACAAGGCCCTGCTCGCCACCGAGGGCGTCACCGTCGACTTTGCCGCCGACGGCATCGCCCGCCTCGCCGAGATCGCCTGGCAGGTGAACGAGACCACCGAGAACATCGGCGCCCGCCGCCTGCATACCGTGCTGGAGCGCCTGCTGGAGAGCCTGTCCTTCGAGGCGGCGGACAAGAGCGGCAGTACGGTAACCATCGATGCGGCCTACGTGGACGCCCAGCTTGGCGAACTGGCGCGGGACGAGGATTTGAGTCGCTATATTTTGTAA
- a CDS encoding BglII/BstYI family type II restriction endonuclease: MRIVDTYSHLNGEEFLIARKPVLYEEIKQVIADVDAATCRTKTSKEKTMPGKKLFSPPKLNKAFESGFHNAGWYETRYQYYVTTNRDHLEKMVGLPLQEQKQFLVDQNAPLIKSYKQTDFVKDGVAVEVQFGKYAFVAFDLFVKHLLFYSGGLINVGVEILPMKSMAEDPTGGRLMSTGIAYFEGEVYNVLRHGRTSPPVPLLIIGIAPD, from the coding sequence ATGCGGATCGTAGATACATACTCCCATTTGAATGGCGAGGAATTCCTTATAGCAAGGAAGCCCGTGCTTTATGAAGAAATTAAGCAAGTAATTGCTGATGTGGATGCGGCCACGTGCCGCACAAAAACCAGCAAGGAAAAGACAATGCCTGGGAAGAAATTGTTTAGTCCTCCCAAACTGAACAAGGCATTTGAGTCCGGCTTTCACAACGCAGGCTGGTATGAAACGCGTTATCAATACTACGTTACAACCAACCGCGACCATCTGGAGAAGATGGTTGGTCTGCCGTTGCAGGAGCAGAAGCAGTTCTTGGTAGATCAGAATGCTCCGCTTATTAAATCATACAAGCAGACTGATTTTGTAAAGGATGGTGTGGCTGTTGAAGTTCAGTTTGGGAAGTACGCTTTCGTGGCCTTTGACCTCTTCGTAAAGCATTTGTTGTTTTATTCAGGCGGACTGATCAATGTGGGGGTTGAGATACTTCCCATGAAGTCGATGGCGGAAGACCCAACTGGTGGGCGGCTGATGTCTACTGGTATCGCCTATTTCGAGGGCGAGGTCTATAACGTGCTCCGGCATGGACGGACCAGTCCACCTGTGCCGTTACTGATAATCGGCATCGCTCCGGATTAA
- the ubiE gene encoding bifunctional demethylmenaquinone methyltransferase/2-methoxy-6-polyprenyl-1,4-benzoquinol methylase UbiE: protein MNTSESNKTHFGYKQVAVEEKAHLVADVFHSVASKYDMMNDVMSFGIHRLWKRYTIEMSGVRAGQRVLDLAGGTGDLAMKFSRIVGPTGQVVLADINASMLEVGRKRLVDAGIVGNVEYAQVNAECLPFPDNHFDLITIAFGLRNVTDKDKALASMQRVLKPGGRLLVLEFSKPALPGLSPLYDLYSFTMLPMMGKIIAGDSASYRYLAESIRMHPDQETLKGMMEHAGFDRVEYFNLSGGIVALHRGFKA, encoded by the coding sequence ATGAATACGTCTGAAAGTAACAAAACCCACTTCGGGTACAAACAGGTGGCGGTGGAGGAGAAGGCCCACCTGGTGGCCGACGTGTTCCACTCCGTCGCCTCCAAGTACGACATGATGAACGACGTGATGTCGTTCGGCATCCATCGGCTGTGGAAGCGCTACACCATCGAGATGAGCGGTGTGCGCGCCGGCCAGCGCGTGCTCGATCTGGCCGGCGGCACCGGCGATCTGGCAATGAAGTTCTCGCGCATCGTCGGCCCCACCGGCCAGGTGGTGCTGGCCGACATCAACGCCTCCATGCTGGAGGTGGGGCGCAAGCGCCTGGTGGATGCCGGCATCGTCGGCAATGTGGAGTACGCCCAGGTCAACGCCGAGTGCCTGCCGTTTCCCGACAATCACTTCGACCTCATCACCATCGCCTTCGGCCTGCGCAACGTCACCGACAAGGACAAGGCGTTGGCCTCCATGCAGCGCGTGCTGAAGCCGGGTGGCCGCCTGCTGGTGCTGGAGTTCTCCAAGCCGGCGCTGCCGGGTTTGTCGCCGTTGTATGACCTGTATTCCTTCACCATGCTGCCGATGATGGGCAAGATCATCGCCGGCGATTCCGCGAGCTATCGTTACCTGGCCGAATCCATCCGCATGCACCCGGATCAGGAAACCCTCAAGGGCATGATGGAGCATGCCGGCTTCGATCGCGTGGAGTACTTCAATCTCTCCGGCGGCATCGTCGCGCTGCACCGCGGTTTCAAGGCCTGA
- a CDS encoding gamma-butyrobetaine hydroxylase-like domain-containing protein, with translation MNEKPIPTEITLHKAKHLLEIAYSDGQRFLLPTEYLRVFSPSAEVRGHGPGQETLQVGKEDVNIEQIEQVGSYAIQPHFDDGHNTGIYAWDTLYDLGVNYEKNWQDYLERLAAAGHQRKTPAHEV, from the coding sequence ATGAACGAAAAACCGATTCCGACCGAAATCACCCTGCACAAGGCCAAGCACCTGCTGGAAATCGCCTATTCCGATGGCCAGCGTTTCCTGTTGCCCACCGAATACCTGCGCGTGTTTTCCCCCTCCGCCGAGGTGCGTGGCCACGGCCCCGGCCAGGAGACCCTGCAGGTGGGCAAGGAAGACGTGAACATCGAGCAGATCGAGCAGGTGGGCAGCTATGCCATCCAGCCCCACTTTGATGATGGTCATAACACCGGCATCTACGCCTGGGATACCCTGTACGACCTCGGGGTCAATTACGAGAAGAACTGGCAGGACTACCTGGAGCGCCTGGCGGCTGCCGGCCATCAGCGCAAGACGCCGGCCCACGAAGTCTGA
- a CDS encoding type II toxin-antitoxin system Phd/YefM family antitoxin, producing METINMHEAKTRLSNLVEQALAGKDVVIAKAGTPLVRLVPVGRAAANRQPGRYKNKVHMAPDFDHTPQDVIRSFEDA from the coding sequence ATGGAAACCATTAACATGCATGAGGCGAAAACCCGCCTGTCCAACCTCGTCGAGCAGGCGCTGGCAGGGAAGGATGTGGTGATTGCAAAGGCCGGTACTCCGCTGGTTCGCCTGGTACCTGTGGGGCGTGCGGCTGCCAATCGTCAGCCCGGACGCTACAAGAACAAGGTGCATATGGCCCCCGATTTCGACCATACGCCGCAGGATGTTATCCGGTCCTTTGAGGACGCTTGA
- a CDS encoding NAD(P)H-dependent flavin oxidoreductase: MIKTPFPLLKLRGKELLPIIQGGMGVGVSAHRLAGAVAKEGAIGTIASIDLRVHHPDLMERTHRTKDRQLIDNANLEALDREIKAARAIAPQGTIAVNVMKAVDRHPEMVRQSCESGADAIIMGAGLPFDLPDLVGGYKDRVALIPILSEERGVRAVLKRWMRKGVLPDAIVIEHPRYAGGHLGAPKPEDINNPKFDFKRVLAEIYNVFKELEIPNIPLLPAGGINSFKKIKEMFDLGASGVQIGTPFAVTEEGDAHPNFKKVLLEAKPEDIVTFMSTAGLPARAVLTPWLKKYLEREEKVRSRATPEKGTCAVWFECLTQCGLKDGNPAAGQFCIDTQLEAAVHGNVEKGLFFRGSESLPFGDQIRSVHDLLVMLLTGQDPRLGAATA, translated from the coding sequence ATGATCAAAACCCCATTCCCTCTGTTGAAACTCCGCGGCAAGGAGCTTCTGCCCATCATTCAGGGAGGAATGGGTGTAGGCGTGTCCGCCCACCGTCTGGCCGGTGCCGTGGCCAAAGAGGGGGCTATCGGCACCATCGCCAGCATCGATCTGCGGGTGCACCACCCGGACCTGATGGAGCGCACCCACCGCACCAAGGACCGCCAGCTCATCGACAACGCCAACCTGGAAGCCCTGGACCGCGAGATCAAGGCCGCCCGCGCCATCGCCCCGCAGGGCACCATCGCCGTCAACGTGATGAAGGCCGTGGACCGCCATCCGGAGATGGTGCGCCAGTCCTGCGAGAGCGGCGCCGACGCCATCATCATGGGCGCCGGCCTGCCCTTCGACCTGCCCGACCTGGTGGGCGGATACAAGGATCGCGTGGCCCTGATCCCCATCCTGTCCGAGGAGCGCGGCGTGCGTGCCGTGCTCAAGCGCTGGATGCGCAAGGGCGTGCTGCCCGACGCCATCGTCATCGAGCACCCGCGCTATGCCGGCGGCCACCTGGGCGCCCCCAAGCCGGAGGACATCAACAACCCGAAGTTCGACTTCAAGCGCGTCCTGGCCGAGATCTACAACGTCTTCAAGGAGCTGGAGATACCCAACATCCCGCTGCTGCCCGCCGGCGGCATCAATTCCTTCAAGAAGATCAAGGAAATGTTCGACCTGGGTGCCAGCGGCGTACAGATCGGCACCCCCTTCGCGGTCACCGAGGAAGGCGACGCCCACCCCAACTTCAAGAAGGTGCTGCTGGAGGCCAAGCCGGAGGACATCGTCACCTTCATGAGCACCGCCGGCCTGCCGGCCCGCGCCGTGCTGACGCCCTGGCTGAAGAAATACCTGGAGCGCGAGGAAAAGGTGCGTTCCCGCGCCACCCCGGAAAAGGGCACCTGCGCCGTGTGGTTCGAGTGCCTGACCCAGTGCGGACTCAAGGACGGCAATCCCGCCGCCGGCCAGTTCTGCATCGACACCCAACTGGAGGCGGCCGTCCACGGCAACGTGGAGAAGGGCCTGTTCTTCCGTGGCTCCGAGTCCCTGCCCTTCGGCGACCAGATCCGCTCGGTGCATGACCTGCTGGTGATGCTGCTCACCGGCCAGGACCCCCGCCTCGGTGCCGCCACCGCCTGA
- a CDS encoding TatD family nuclease-associated radical SAM protein codes for MTQSARRQRQAEETLAYELHGNLYLNITYHCTLRCAFCPKFQGSWEVQNYDLLLTREPSADEVLAAVGNPARYKEIVFCGLGEPTLRLDTLLAVAEALKGMGAKHIRINTDGLANLVHGRDVTPELARWVDSVSISLTAQDEETYDRHTRSKRPGAYAAMLDFARAAKAAGMVVTLTAINGLDGVDIRACEEIARGLGVKFRQRELDVVG; via the coding sequence ATGACTCAGTCAGCACGCCGGCAACGCCAGGCCGAGGAAACCCTCGCCTACGAATTGCACGGTAATCTCTACCTCAACATCACCTACCACTGCACGCTGCGCTGCGCCTTCTGCCCCAAGTTCCAGGGCAGCTGGGAGGTGCAGAACTACGACCTGCTGCTGACCCGTGAGCCGAGCGCGGACGAGGTGCTGGCGGCGGTCGGCAACCCTGCGCGCTACAAGGAAATCGTATTCTGCGGTCTGGGCGAGCCCACCCTGCGCCTGGATACCCTGCTGGCTGTGGCGGAGGCACTGAAGGGGATGGGGGCGAAGCACATCCGTATCAATACCGACGGCCTCGCCAATCTGGTGCACGGCCGCGACGTCACGCCGGAACTGGCGCGCTGGGTGGACAGTGTGTCCATCTCCCTCACCGCCCAGGACGAGGAAACCTACGATCGCCACACCCGCTCCAAGCGTCCCGGCGCCTACGCGGCGATGCTGGATTTTGCCCGCGCCGCCAAGGCGGCCGGCATGGTGGTGACGCTGACTGCCATCAACGGCCTGGATGGCGTGGATATCCGGGCCTGTGAAGAGATTGCCCGTGGGCTGGGCGTGAAATTCCGCCAACGCGAGCTGGACGTGGTCGGCTGA
- a CDS encoding DNA-methyltransferase produces the protein MLNASADNMGKSAVIAERFSKSKKAVVYPGDCLDLLAQIPDDTLQLVVTSPPYNIGKEYERKLKIEHYVEQQAQVIRESVRALRPSGSICWQVGNYVDRGAIIPLDTILYPVFHDLGLKMRNRIIWHFEHGLHCSKRFSGRYETIIWFTKSDNYTFNLDPVRVPQKYPGKKHFKGPKAGQYSCNPLGKNPGDLWVIPNVKNNHVEKTEHPCQFPVELVERLVLSLSDVGDWVFDPFLGAGTSVAAAVRHGRKGAGAEISPKYVEIARERIAKAMEGRLQTRPMNRPVYDPSLAAGVSKSPWQSLEEEQQIRLLEEQGRYRVKKCGS, from the coding sequence ATGTTGAACGCAAGCGCGGATAATATGGGCAAATCAGCAGTTATTGCGGAGCGGTTTTCCAAGAGCAAGAAGGCGGTCGTTTATCCTGGCGACTGCCTGGATTTGCTCGCGCAGATACCGGATGACACTTTGCAACTGGTCGTTACATCTCCCCCCTACAATATCGGGAAGGAGTACGAGCGGAAGCTGAAGATCGAACATTACGTCGAGCAGCAGGCACAGGTTATCCGCGAGAGTGTGCGTGCTCTGCGGCCATCCGGGAGCATCTGTTGGCAGGTGGGAAACTATGTGGATCGAGGCGCAATAATTCCGCTCGATACAATACTCTATCCCGTGTTCCACGATTTGGGCCTGAAGATGCGTAACCGCATTATTTGGCACTTTGAACATGGTCTGCACTGCTCTAAGCGATTTTCAGGACGCTACGAGACCATCATTTGGTTTACGAAGTCTGATAACTACACGTTTAATCTCGATCCTGTACGGGTGCCGCAAAAGTACCCCGGTAAGAAGCACTTCAAAGGGCCGAAAGCAGGGCAATATTCCTGCAATCCGCTGGGAAAAAATCCTGGTGACCTCTGGGTTATTCCAAATGTTAAAAACAACCACGTTGAGAAAACTGAACATCCCTGTCAGTTTCCTGTGGAATTAGTCGAGCGGCTGGTTTTGTCGCTCTCGGATGTAGGGGATTGGGTATTTGACCCATTTCTTGGGGCGGGTACAAGCGTTGCTGCCGCGGTTCGCCACGGTCGCAAGGGAGCCGGTGCCGAGATATCTCCCAAGTACGTGGAGATTGCGCGTGAACGTATTGCCAAGGCCATGGAAGGGAGATTGCAGACAAGACCGATGAATAGGCCTGTCTACGATCCGAGTTTGGCGGCTGGTGTAAGTAAGTCGCCATGGCAGTCTCTAGAAGAAGAGCAGCAAATTCGGTTGCTTGAAGAGCAGGGCCGGTACCGGGTGAAAAAATGCGGATCGTAG
- a CDS encoding TIGR01212 family radical SAM protein (This family includes YhcC from E. coli K-12, an uncharacterized radical SAM protein.) — protein sequence MALSDYVNTFGQHLRAKYGARVHKVAINAGFTCPNRDGSKGIGGCTFCNNSSFSPNAREPDPIREQIAAGRAVIRKRTGAQKYLAYFQTYTNTYDDIDLLRRRYDTALAEPDVIGLSIGTRPDCVPPTVLDLLAEYRVQGHEIWLELGLQSAFDETLKRVNRGHGFAEYCSAVHAARERGLPVCTHLILGLPGEEPFHARTSLQRVLEEGVDGLKLHPLHVVKGTRLANEWRRDEYQPWSLAQYIYAVADLVELTPPEVVYHRLTGTASLDILLAPQWCNWKWRVLNGIERELARRGTRQGQPRAAAGDLVKA from the coding sequence ATGGCGCTGTCCGACTACGTCAACACCTTCGGCCAGCACCTGCGCGCCAAATACGGCGCGCGGGTGCACAAGGTCGCCATCAATGCCGGTTTCACCTGCCCCAACCGCGACGGCAGCAAGGGCATCGGCGGCTGCACCTTCTGCAACAACAGTTCGTTCTCGCCCAATGCCCGCGAGCCCGATCCGATCCGCGAACAGATCGCCGCCGGCCGCGCCGTGATCCGCAAACGCACCGGGGCGCAGAAATACCTGGCCTATTTCCAGACCTACACCAACACCTACGACGACATCGACCTGCTGCGCCGCCGCTACGACACCGCGCTGGCCGAGCCGGATGTCATCGGCCTGTCCATCGGCACGCGCCCCGACTGCGTGCCGCCGACGGTGCTGGACCTGCTGGCGGAGTACCGCGTCCAGGGCCACGAGATCTGGCTGGAGCTGGGCCTGCAATCGGCCTTCGACGAAACCCTCAAGCGCGTCAACCGCGGTCACGGTTTTGCCGAATACTGCAGTGCCGTGCACGCAGCACGCGAGCGCGGCCTGCCGGTGTGCACTCACCTCATTCTCGGCCTGCCCGGCGAGGAGCCGTTCCATGCCCGCACCAGCCTGCAGCGCGTGCTGGAGGAGGGGGTCGACGGCCTCAAGCTGCACCCGCTGCACGTGGTCAAGGGCACGCGCCTGGCCAACGAGTGGCGCCGCGACGAATACCAGCCGTGGAGCCTGGCGCAATACATCTACGCCGTGGCCGATCTGGTCGAGCTGACGCCGCCGGAGGTGGTCTATCACCGCCTCACCGGCACCGCCTCGCTGGACATCCTGCTGGCGCCGCAGTGGTGCAACTGGAAATGGCGCGTGCTGAACGGCATCGAACGGGAACTGGCCCGCCGCGGCACACGACAGGGTCAGCCGCGGGCGGCGGCGGGGGATTTGGTAAAGGCGTAA
- a CDS encoding RDD family protein — protein sequence MNAQVQYAGFWRRVGATLIDTVLFLALITPLLYLLYGSAYFTAARPAFSYAGFGDFLLNQLLPLLAAVVLWVKFRATPGKLLLDCAVVDARTLQAIGVKQAVIRYFAYLASILPLGLGFLWIIWDKRKQGFHDLIAGTVVLYVPADEAEKSLQRLMEEAQ from the coding sequence ATGAACGCGCAGGTGCAGTATGCAGGTTTTTGGCGCCGTGTCGGCGCCACCCTCATCGATACGGTGTTGTTCCTCGCCCTGATCACGCCGCTGCTGTACCTGTTGTACGGCAGCGCCTATTTCACCGCGGCGCGGCCGGCCTTCAGCTATGCCGGATTTGGTGACTTCCTGTTGAATCAGTTGCTGCCGTTGCTGGCGGCGGTCGTGTTGTGGGTGAAGTTCCGCGCTACGCCGGGCAAGCTGCTGCTGGATTGTGCGGTGGTGGATGCGCGTACCCTGCAAGCGATCGGCGTGAAGCAGGCGGTGATCCGTTACTTCGCCTATCTGGCGTCGATCCTGCCGCTGGGACTGGGCTTTCTGTGGATCATCTGGGACAAGCGCAAACAGGGATTTCACGACCTCATTGCCGGGACGGTGGTGCTGTATGTGCCGGCGGATGAAGCGGAGAAATCCCTGCAACGATTGATGGAGGAGGCGCAATGA
- the ubiB gene encoding ubiquinone biosynthesis regulatory protein kinase UbiB, which produces MLRPGQALRLLYISWVLARHGLDDLILATHLFRPLRFLRVFMWWNWFRRHAPRGERIRRALEDLGPIFVKFGQILSTRRDLLPDDIALELARLQDRVPPFPGAQARAIVEKAYRRSVDEVFAEFDAQPMASASIAQVHAARLKDGREVVVKVLRPDIAPVIRRDISLMYIIAEKMEQFWADGRRLRPREVVAEFERTILDELDLMREAANASQIRRNFADSSQLYIPEVYWPLCRRNVMVMERVYGIPIANMDAVRAAGVDMKALAERGVEIFFTQVFRHNFFHADMHPGNIFVEPSGRYIAVDFGIVGSLSTEDQRYLAENLLAFFKRDYNRVAVLHVESGWVPPGTRVDEFEAAIRTVCEPIFERPFAEISFGHLLLRLFQTARRFNMEVQPQLVLLQKTLLNIEGLGRQIDPQLNLWSTAKPFLERWMSEQVGVRSFFNRIKNNIPSWGESLPEVPQLIHDVLQRARHGTLQVQGSTEELRQLREEMRQANRRSFAAIIGAALVVSAAVLLGLDGYAPRMLGEAPVASWALGLAGAVLWLFAWPRD; this is translated from the coding sequence TTGCTACGTCCGGGTCAGGCTCTGCGCCTGCTTTATATCAGCTGGGTCTTGGCGCGGCATGGGCTGGATGATCTGATCCTGGCCACCCATCTGTTCCGTCCGCTGCGCTTCCTGCGCGTGTTCATGTGGTGGAACTGGTTCCGCCGCCACGCCCCGCGCGGCGAGCGCATCCGCCGCGCGCTGGAAGACCTCGGCCCCATCTTCGTCAAGTTCGGCCAGATCCTCTCCACCCGCCGCGACCTGCTGCCCGACGACATCGCCCTGGAGCTGGCGCGCCTGCAGGATCGGGTGCCGCCGTTTCCCGGCGCGCAGGCGCGCGCCATCGTGGAGAAGGCCTACCGCCGGTCGGTGGACGAGGTGTTCGCCGAGTTCGACGCCCAGCCCATGGCCTCCGCCTCCATCGCCCAGGTGCATGCCGCGCGCCTCAAGGACGGCCGCGAGGTGGTGGTGAAGGTGCTGCGGCCGGACATCGCCCCGGTGATCCGGCGCGACATCAGCCTGATGTACATCATCGCCGAGAAGATGGAGCAGTTCTGGGCCGACGGCCGCCGCCTGCGCCCGCGCGAGGTGGTGGCCGAATTCGAGCGCACCATCCTCGACGAACTGGACCTGATGCGCGAGGCGGCCAACGCCTCGCAGATCCGGCGCAACTTCGCCGATTCCTCCCAGCTGTATATCCCCGAGGTGTACTGGCCGCTGTGCCGCCGCAACGTGATGGTGATGGAGCGCGTCTACGGTATCCCCATCGCCAACATGGACGCGGTGCGTGCCGCCGGTGTCGACATGAAGGCGCTGGCCGAGCGCGGCGTGGAGATCTTCTTCACCCAGGTGTTCCGCCACAACTTCTTCCATGCCGACATGCACCCCGGCAACATCTTCGTCGAGCCGAGCGGGCGCTACATCGCGGTGGATTTCGGCATCGTCGGTTCACTCAGCACCGAGGACCAGCGTTATCTGGCGGAGAACCTGCTCGCCTTCTTCAAGCGCGACTACAACCGCGTCGCCGTGCTGCACGTGGAGTCGGGCTGGGTGCCGCCGGGCACACGGGTGGACGAGTTCGAGGCGGCGATCCGCACCGTGTGCGAGCCGATCTTCGAGCGCCCCTTCGCCGAGATATCCTTCGGCCACCTGCTGCTGCGCCTGTTTCAGACCGCGCGCCGCTTCAACATGGAAGTGCAGCCGCAGCTGGTGCTGCTGCAGAAGACCCTGCTCAACATCGAGGGGCTGGGTCGGCAGATCGATCCACAGCTCAACCTGTGGTCCACCGCCAAGCCCTTCCTGGAGCGCTGGATGAGCGAACAGGTGGGCGTGCGCTCCTTCTTCAATCGCATCAAGAACAATATCCCGAGCTGGGGCGAGAGCCTGCCCGAGGTGCCGCAGCTGATCCACGACGTGCTGCAGCGCGCCCGCCACGGCACCCTGCAGGTGCAGGGCAGTACCGAGGAGCTGCGCCAGCTGCGCGAGGAGATGCGCCAGGCCAACCGGCGCAGCTTCGCCGCCATCATCGGTGCCGCCCTGGTGGTCAGCGCCGCCGTGCTGCTCGGCCTGGACGGCTACGCCCCGCGCATGCTGGGCGAGGCCCCCGTTGCGTCCTGGGCCCTGGGCCTGGCCGGTGCCGTGCTGTGGCTCTTTGCCTGGCCGCGGGATTGA
- a CDS encoding type II toxin-antitoxin system VapC family toxin, translated as MKRLLLDTHAFLWWLADDAALGVKARAMIADGRNEIYVSAASVWEIGIKQALGKLEAPDDLEKVVEEENFVHLPIALFHAETAGKLQPLHHDPFDRMLVAQAQAEGLIIVTADEHIPRYGVRTMQAKE; from the coding sequence ATGAAGCGCCTGCTGCTCGATACGCATGCGTTTCTGTGGTGGTTGGCGGATGACGCGGCACTGGGTGTAAAGGCGCGGGCCATGATTGCCGACGGCCGCAACGAAATCTATGTGAGTGCCGCCTCGGTATGGGAGATCGGCATCAAGCAGGCGTTGGGGAAGCTGGAGGCCCCCGACGATTTGGAGAAGGTGGTTGAAGAAGAAAATTTCGTTCACCTGCCCATCGCGCTCTTTCACGCCGAAACCGCCGGAAAACTGCAGCCGCTCCATCACGATCCCTTCGACCGGATGCTGGTTGCCCAGGCGCAGGCGGAAGGTTTGATCATCGTGACGGCCGATGAGCACATTCCAAGATATGGTGTACGGACGATGCAAGCGAAAGAGTGA
- a CDS encoding ubiquinone biosynthesis accessory factor UbiJ yields the protein MSAVTLLPQAGLAVLEAAINTALALDPETKARLGALEGKVIAVDLQGPDVTLFLLPGADGFRLMGHYEGVPDTRLRGTPLALLRLNRGKAGEGMFSGAVKIEGDVELGQRVQRILGGLDIDWEEHLSRLTGDVLAHQIGNMVRGFLRWGEQAAGNLERDFADYVREERRDVPPRWEVDEFLAGVDELRSAVDRLEARLRRLERDKK from the coding sequence ATGAGTGCGGTGACCCTGCTGCCTCAGGCCGGACTGGCGGTACTGGAAGCGGCCATCAATACGGCCCTGGCGCTCGATCCCGAGACCAAGGCCCGTCTCGGGGCGTTGGAGGGTAAGGTGATTGCCGTGGACCTGCAGGGGCCGGATGTGACCCTGTTTTTACTGCCGGGTGCCGACGGCTTTCGCCTGATGGGGCATTACGAAGGCGTGCCGGATACGCGCCTGCGCGGCACGCCGCTGGCCCTGCTGCGTCTCAACCGCGGCAAGGCCGGCGAGGGGATGTTTTCCGGCGCGGTGAAGATTGAAGGCGACGTGGAGCTGGGGCAGCGCGTACAGCGCATCCTTGGCGGCCTCGACATCGACTGGGAAGAACACCTGTCGCGCCTCACCGGCGACGTGCTGGCCCATCAGATCGGCAATATGGTGCGCGGTTTCCTGCGCTGGGGCGAACAGGCCGCCGGCAATCTGGAGCGCGACTTCGCCGACTATGTGCGGGAAGAGCGGCGCGATGTGCCGCCGCGCTGGGAGGTGGATGAATTCCTTGCCGGTGTCGACGAACTGCGCAGCGCCGTGGACCGGCTGGAGGCGCGCCTGCGCCGGCTGGAACGGGATAAGAAATAG